The following coding sequences lie in one Bicyclus anynana chromosome 21, ilBicAnyn1.1, whole genome shotgun sequence genomic window:
- the LOC112044345 gene encoding dol-P-Man:Man(7)GlcNAc(2)-PP-Dol alpha-1,6-mannosyltransferase, which yields MVQLLYIIASLHVLLCPFTKVEESFNIQATHDILYHRFNLSEYDHNEFPGVVPRTFVGPLAISVLSAPVVGVLHLCGITKFWMQYVVRLTLALLVIAAWNRLRNALQKQFGNTFSWWFSVISVTQYHFMFYMSRPLPNILALPLVLVAMEGWLLGKHKQFIIMAGASIIIFRSELAMLFGLYLIIDLFFKKIDVGSILKTAVPAGVALVALTVLVDSVFWRRLLWPEAEVFWYNTILNKSSNWGTSPFLWYFYSALPRGLGPSIVLLPIGMYLDRRIVPVVVPAVVYILLFSFLPHKELRFIIYVFPLLNVSSAVTCSYVYIRRTKAPIYELLFWGIVMIMICNIAFCVALTLVAMTNYPGGVAMIRFHKVLKNEPYVHLHISNLAAQTGVTRFTQINDHWTYSKNESLSVDQLQSFTHLLVEAKSKYSPNLKAFMQTHIILDSIESFSQITMNYKLIPPVKIKTKPAIFILERKNFRDSSHSHIDTQKAKEVQYYAEDTEPSQVSVEEIEINNIDLTEELFDEPEIELVVKEDIDVSEAIESVNIITPEEITVTVVNDIDNDSTSLEEMEENLVKTITSKKLADDIKTFTKQERKKRVIAKIKSETRREVVASAKEKLKEIMKRHKHIAEELSDIVSDDVKTEVVQEEDGRGDVPDSELTQNEETVTEEVKQTSITNSAETITELNNPVNNQNINIDSIVEEVIVRLLDRKLYDDKTIPEDIKIEDRLTIQRIVEEILSERMNYTKTENETMDKK from the exons atggttCAGTTACTCTATATTATCGCCAGTTTGCATGTGCTGCTGTGTCCATTTACGAAAGTCGAGGAAAGTTTCAATATCCAGGCCACCCATGATATTTTGTACCATCGGTTTAACCTATCTGAG TACGATCATAATGAGTTCCCGGGTGTTGTGCCGCGCACTTTTGTCGGGCCACTCGCGATATCGGTGCTGTCTGCACCAGTCGTCGGAGTGTTGCACTTATGCGGCATAACAAAGTTTTGGATGCAATATGTTG TGAGGCTGACACTGGCCCTGTTAGTAATAGCAGCATGGAACAGACTCCGGAATGCTCTGCAGAAGCAGTTTGGCAACACATTCTCATGGTGGTTCAGTGTGATCAGTGTGACGCAGTACCACTTCATGTTCTATATGAGCCGTCCATTACCTAATATTTTAGCTTTACCTCTTG TTCTTGTAGCTATGGAAGGATGGCTGTTGGGGaaacataaacaatttataattatggCTGGAGcctctattataatatttagatcCGAGCTGGCAATGCTGTTTGGATTATATcttattatagatttatttttcaagaaaattgaCGTGGGATC tattttaaAGACAGCAGTGCCAGCAGGTGTGGCACTGGTAGCACTGACAGTGCTGGTGGACTCGGTGTTCTGGAGACGGCTGCTGTGGCCCGAGGCTGAGGTGTTCTGGTACAACACCATTCTGAACAAGAGCTCCAATTGGGGT ACATCGCCATTCCTCTGGTACTTCTACTCAGCGCTGCCCCGCGGTCTCGGCCCCAGCATCGTGCTGTTACCTATAGGCATGTACTTGGACCGACGCATAGTGCCCGTCGTGGTGCCAGCCGTAGTGTACATACTGCTCTTCTCCTTCCTGCCTCACAAGGAGCTGAGGTTTATAATCTATGTGTTCCCGTTGCTCAATGTTTCGTCAGCCGTCACTTGTTCCTATGT ATATATCAGACGGACGAAAGCACCCATTTACGAATTACTTTTTTGGGGAatagtgatgataatgatatgcaACATCGCGTTTTGTGTGGCACTCACGTTGGTGGCTATGACCAACTATCCAGGGGGAGTGGCTATGATAAG atttcACAAAGTACTTAAAAATGAACCATACGTCCACCTACACATCAGCAACCTGGCGGCGCAGACCGGCGTCACACGGTTCACACAAATAAACGACCATTGGACTTACAGCAAAAACGAATCCTTGTCAGTAGATCAACTACAATCATTTACACATTTACTCGTGGAAGCAAAGAGTAAATATTCACCTAACCTTAAAGCATTCATGCAAACACATATAATTTTAGATAGCATCGAATCATTTTCGCAAATCACaatgaattataaattaataccgccggttaaaattaaaacgaaaCCAGCCATATTcatattagaaagaaagaattttAGAGATTCTTCACATTCCCATATAGATACACAAAAGGCAAAAGAAGTACAATACTATGCAGAAGATACGGAACCCAGTCAAGTGAGTGTAGAGGAAATagagataaataatattgactTAACCGAGGAATTATTTGATGAACCTGAAATAGAGTTAGTTGTCAAAGAAGATATAGATGTATCAGAAGCAATTGAAAGTGTTAATATAATCACCCCTGAGGAAATCACAGTAACAGTAGTCAATGATATTGATAATGACAGCACGTCGTTGGAAGAAATGGAAGAAAATCTAGTGAAAACTATCACATCTAAAAAACTTGCAGAtgatataaaaacatttactaaacaagaaagaaagaagagagTTATAGCAAAAATTAAATCGGAAACACGCAGGGAAGTTGTCGCATCTGCCAAAgagaaattaaaagaaataatgaaACGACATAAACATATCGCAGAAGAGCTCTCTGATATCGTATCAGATGATGTAAAGACTGAAGTAGTGCAAGAGGAAGATGGTAGAGGCGATGTACCCGATAGTGAATTAACACAGAATGAAGAAACTGTCACTGAAGAAGTTAAACAAACTAGTATTACCAACTCTGCAGAAACTATTACCGAGTTAAATAATCCCGTTAATAATCAAAACATCAATATTGATTCTATTGTAGAAGAGGTAATCGTTCGTTTATTGGACCGTAAATTATACGACGACAAAACTATACCAGAAGACATTAAGATTGAAGACAGGCTGACGATCCAAAGAATTGTTGAAGAAATCCTATCTGAAAGAATGAATTACACAAAAACAGAAAATGAAACAATGGATaagaaataa